Genomic DNA from Bacillota bacterium:
GAGTGCTGGTGAGGTCGGTGGGTGCCAACGGTGTGGGAGAGAAACTGCGCCGGTTGCGGGAGCGGCTGGGGCTCACCCAGAAGGGGGTGGCGGAGAAAGCCGGCGTCTCTTACGGCCTGATCGGCCAGATCGAGTCGGGCCGCACCCAGTCTTCGGTTACCACCCTGAGCCTGCTGGCCGAGGCGCTGGGAGTCTCTCCGTGTTACTTCCTCATGGATGAAGAGGAAGTCCTGGAGCTTACCCGCTCCCTGTCTCCCGAGGTGGCGGAGCTGCTCTCCCAGCCCCGGGTGAGGGAGTTCCTGGCCCGGGTGGCCGGGCTCAACCGGTCTGCCTTTGACCTGGTTATGGCCGTGGTCGACGTGCTCATGGCCCGCCTGCCCCGCCAGGAAGAGGGTCCGGCCGAACCGCTACGCGAGCTGGGCGACCTGCTGCGGGATATGGGTCCGGAGGAGCGGAGGTTCCTGGTGGAGTCCGCCCGGTTCCTGGTTTCCCGCAGGACCCGGGAGGCCGGTTGAGGTGAGCACGGCGTGCTCGAGGTAGCGGGAGTCAGCTGCCATACCGCGCCCCTTGCCCTGCGGGAGAAGCTGGCGGTCTGCGCCGAGGAGTACCCGCGGCTGCTGCGCGAGCT
This window encodes:
- a CDS encoding helix-turn-helix domain-containing protein; translated protein: MAVGPRLRYWRQQRGVSVEDLADRLTIAPDCLGEVEEGRRRMAMAAWQEAADFLQVPLEELLRDGPLPDPASPAGGSAAPGSPAAEWPVAEAGPGAGGEPEKAGRCDTGGHVKLRVGNTVRTLREQKGITVTDLARATGLSPAHISEIERGRTAPSIRTLEKLARALGVSAGVLVRSVGANGVGEKLRRLRERLGLTQKGVAEKAGVSYGLIGQIESGRTQSSVTTLSLLAEALGVSPCYFLMDEEEVLELTRSLSPEVAELLSQPRVREFLARVAGLNRSAFDLVMAVVDVLMARLPRQEEGPAEPLRELGDLLRDMGPEERRFLVESARFLVSRRTREAG